The following coding sequences lie in one Methanopyrus sp. SNP6 genomic window:
- a CDS encoding GDP-mannose 4,6-dehydratase, producing the protein MTGGAGFIGSHVVEELVDRGHDVVVLDNFSVGREENLHGVRDDIEIVRADVTDPRAVERTFREYRPEVVIHLAAQVNVRYSMESPFVDARINALGTLNLVSLAAEHDVERFVYASSGGAVYGEPEYLPVDEEHPTRPISNYGVSKLAGEYYVRVYAERDGFEYVILRYANVYGPRQDPRGEAGVIPIFLLRAARGEPLTIFGDGEQTRDFVFVEDVARVTAEAVERGEGVYNIGTGHETSVNDIVNVVESVTGVDVEVVYEDPRPGEVRRIYLDPSRAREELGFEPRVDLEEGIERTWEWVRRKIA; encoded by the coding sequence AGCGTGGGTCGTGAGGAGAACCTCCACGGAGTTCGGGACGATATCGAGATCGTACGGGCCGACGTGACGGATCCTAGGGCCGTGGAGCGAACGTTCCGGGAGTACCGACCGGAGGTCGTGATCCACCTGGCTGCCCAGGTCAACGTACGCTACTCCATGGAGTCACCCTTCGTCGACGCCAGGATTAACGCCCTAGGTACCTTGAATCTCGTCTCGTTGGCCGCCGAGCACGACGTCGAGAGGTTCGTGTATGCGTCCTCGGGTGGTGCGGTGTACGGGGAACCGGAGTACTTGCCCGTGGATGAGGAACATCCCACGCGACCGATATCGAACTACGGCGTCTCGAAGCTCGCGGGCGAGTACTACGTCCGTGTGTACGCCGAGCGAGACGGGTTCGAGTACGTCATCCTACGATACGCTAACGTTTACGGTCCCCGGCAGGATCCCAGAGGTGAGGCGGGGGTAATCCCTATCTTTCTATTACGGGCCGCCCGAGGTGAACCGCTCACGATCTTCGGAGACGGCGAGCAGACCCGTGACTTCGTTTTCGTCGAGGACGTAGCTCGGGTCACGGCCGAAGCGGTGGAACGTGGTGAAGGTGTGTACAACATAGGTACCGGCCATGAGACCTCCGTGAACGACATCGTGAACGTCGTGGAGTCGGTCACAGGGGTTGACGTGGAAGTAGTGTACGAGGATCCGCGGCCGGGCGAGGTTCGCCGGATATACCTCGACCCGAGCCGGGCCCGGGAAGAGCTGGGGTTCGAGCCACGCGTCGACTTAGAGGAGGGGATCGAGCGAACCTGGGAGTGGGTCCGTCGGAAAATCGCGTAG
- a CDS encoding 4Fe-4S dicluster domain-containing protein, translating to MPDVFVLVVAPDLCTDCRKCVNACESIHGHARIYKISEDAPPVTCLQCDDAPCANVCPVNAIVEEGDSWIVTEDCVGCGLCAVACPFGAIEMVNGRADKCTLCVDAPKKVPACVEACDRGALRLVSKSQVAEEKRERFAIEMERIYRTLAKLESEEGPLRGESRSSG from the coding sequence TTGCCGGATGTCTTCGTCCTGGTCGTCGCCCCGGACCTGTGTACGGACTGCCGTAAGTGCGTCAACGCGTGCGAGAGCATCCACGGTCACGCCCGAATTTACAAAATCTCCGAGGATGCGCCCCCCGTCACGTGTCTCCAGTGTGATGACGCACCCTGCGCGAACGTCTGCCCGGTGAACGCGATCGTGGAGGAGGGTGACTCTTGGATCGTCACCGAGGACTGCGTTGGCTGTGGTCTATGTGCCGTCGCGTGCCCCTTCGGTGCTATAGAGATGGTGAACGGCCGGGCCGACAAGTGCACCCTTTGCGTAGACGCTCCCAAGAAAGTGCCTGCGTGCGTGGAGGCGTGCGATCGGGGCGCGTTGAGGTTAGTATCGAAGTCGCAGGTCGCGGAGGAGAAGCGCGAACGGTTCGCCATCGAGATGGAGCGAATATACCGGACGCTCGCGAAGCTCGAATCGGAGGAGGGGCCCCTTCGGGGTGAAAGTCGGAGTAGTGGGTAA